The following proteins are encoded in a genomic region of Montipora foliosa isolate CH-2021 chromosome 8, ASM3666993v2, whole genome shotgun sequence:
- the LOC137967485 gene encoding uncharacterized protein → MQIKSISWVLPLSSIVLDTLDNVLTHARNFLRVRKIKAKRWFKCRISYYSNSDSTFNFQALVTQLSGDVHPLPGPLHNSASEDTDKCSVCSKTLASNHRAICCDSCDSWCHIKCGNVKPSLYKQLQALVSFDWSCPTCLHGNLNINNNTTTSTRSNAPSAVTGDRHKVKCMVANARSLKNKILDFQTSVYAGDFDIVAITETWLNDSILDHVLLPTGYTIYRKDRDGRMGGGVLLAIRNNIKTFSRYDLETKCELLWNEIHTIHGQKILIGVYYRPLNTNIEYLQLMDDSLIKVRSLCNFDKIFLLGDFNLPNFDWVNQIPLSTEAIYIKAYEMLNDSFLTQVNGYPTRNGNILDLVLSSTPDLITDLRVQEDLMDSDHSCVIFNININLKSSHALPKVVLNFKKANLEELKRTLNYVPWHVAMLDDDLDLNIMKWEDIFWAAVKEFVPTKRIKDKQTPPWIDAEVKALCRKKDRASYKASKSKSQVHIDHFKSLRREVKKLIRLKYQSYLKKLADDVEKEPKKFWNFYSSKTKSQKLPSSIKRDIFDSSPVTSSLDKANLFNNYFQSVFNKDTNEPPPPGSHSTVNVHKHLSHITIDSSEIKSILANLNPSKSPGPERIPARLLKETAPQLCNSLTILFNKSLNEGLFLSQWKDCNLTPVHKSDHKDIVTNYRGDLTHYVKLR, encoded by the coding sequence atgcaaatcaaatcaatctcTTGGGTCCTTCCATTGTCTTCTATTGTTCTGGATACCTTGGACAATGTGCTCACCCATGCAAGGAATTTCCTTCGAGTAAggaaaattaaagcaaaacgATGGTTTAAATGCAGGATTTCATATTATTCAAATTCTGACTCGACTTTTAACTTCCAAGCTCTAGTAACCCAGCTTAGCGGTGATGTTCATCCTCTCCCAGGGCCTCTCCACAATTCTGCGAGCGAAGACACAGACAAATGTTCAGTTTGTTCTAAAACCTTAGCTTCAAACCATCGAGCGATATGTTGCGATTCCTGTGACTCTTGGTGTCATATTAAATGTGGAAACGTAAAACCTAGCCTCTACAAGCAGCTTCAGGCACTCGTAAGCTTTGATTGGAGCTGCCCTACCTGTTTACATGGAAACCTGAACATAAATAACAACACTACTACTTCTACAAGATCTAACGCTCCTTCAGCAGTAACGGGAGATAGGCACAAAGTGAAATGTATGGTTGCAAATGCCCGTTCTTTAAAAAACAAGATACTTGATTTTCAAACTTCTGTTTACGCTGGAGATTTCGACATTGTGGCCATTACTGAGACCTGGTTGAACGACTCAATACTGGATCACGTATTACTCCCTACTGGTTATACAATCTACAGAAAAGACAGAGATGGTCGTATGGGAGGAGGTGTCTTGCTGGCTATTAGAAATAACATCAAAACTTTCAGTAGGTACGACCTTGAAACTAAATGCGAATTACTCTGGAACGAAATACATACCATCCATGGTCAAAAGATACTTATTGGAGTTTATTATCGTCCTCTCAATACAAACATAGAATACCTCCAACTTATGGATGATTCATTAATCAAAGTTCGAAGCTTGTGCAACTTTGACAAGATATTTCTACTTGGTGACTTTAATTTACCTAACTTTGACTGGGTCAATCAAATTCCACTCTCAACCGAAGCCATCTATATCAAAGCGTACGAAATGTTAAATGACTCGTTTCTCACGCAAGTTAACGGTTATCCAACGAGAAATGGAAATATCCTGGATCTAGTCTTGAGTTCCACACCTGATTTAATCACTGACCTTCGAGTCCAGGAAGACTTAATGGATTCTGATCACTCTTGTGTAATTTTCAATATTAACATCAACTTGAAATCCTCCCATGCTTTGCCAAAAGTAGTCCTCAACTTCAAAAAAGCTAACTTAGAAGAACTTAAAAGAACGCTAAATTATGTTCCTTGGCATGTTGCAATGCTGGATGACGATCTGGACTTAAATATAATGAAATGGGAAGATATTTTTTGGGCGGCTGTTAAAGAATTTGTTCCAACAAAGAGGATTAAAGATAAGCAAACACCTCCCTGGATTGACGCAGAGGTCAAGGCACTATGCAGGAAGAAGGACCGAGCTAGCTATAAGGCCTCGAAATCAAAAAGTCAGGTCCATATTGACCACTTCAAATCGCTAAGGAGAGAGGTAAAGAAGTTAATTCGTTTGAAATATCAATCATACCTCAAGAAGTTAGCTGACGATGTCGAAAAAGAACCCAAGAAATTCTGGAACTTTTACAGCTCCAAAACCAAATCCCAAAAACTTCCATCATCCATCAAAAGGGATATCTTCGATTCATCTCCAGTTACAAGTTCCTTGGATAAAGCCAACTTGTTCAACAATTATTTTCAGTCAGTCTTTAACAAAGACACCAATGAACCTCCACCACCAGGTTCTCACTCTACTGTCAATGTGCATAAGCATCTCTCTCATATAACCATTGACAGCTCTGAAATTAAGTCCATCCTAGCAAACTTGAATCCATCTAAAAGTCCTGGACCAGAAAGGATTCCCGCGAGGCTCTTGAAGGAAACTGCACCTCAGTTATGTAATTCCTTGAcaattttatttaacaaatcatTGAATGAAGGATTATTTCTGTCCCAGTGGAAAGACTGCAATTTGACACCTGTACACAAGTCTGATCACAAGGACATTGTTACCAACTATAGAGGTGATTTAACGCACTATGTAAAATTGCGATGA